The sequence GCTCGCCAGTCCGCGATGGGCAGCGGGCCGCCCGGCGTGTCCCGCTGCCGCTCCTGCACGTGTTCAAGCAGCCACGCGCCGTACTCCTCGGGCCGATCGGTAACGCCGGGGTCGGGCGGGGCGTTCACGAGCAGGAACGCCCGCGTGCCGTCCAGGTGAAGGTACAGCGTCGGATCGCGCGGGAGGCGCCCGGCGCGGATGTCGCGCCACTCGCGGGCGTACTCGGCGGGCCAGAAGATGTGGTGCGCCTGCCCCCGGTCCTCCGAGAGCTGGAGTTGCAGCGCGAAGCCGCTCACGCCGCGCGGGGTGGGTTTCTCGGCGCTGCCCAGCCAGGAGAGGGTCAGGGCCCGGTCGGCGGCACTCACCCACGCGTCCGCCGCGAACGCCCCCTGGCTGGTGTGCGCGCCCAGCACCAGCCCCCCGTGCGCGCTGAGGCTGGTGACGCGCGTGCCGAACTCGAAGCGCACGCCCAGCGCTTCCGCCTGCGCGTGCAGGGTGCGGGCCAGATCCAGCAGGCCGCCGCGCAGGTGCCACACGCCGTACCCGAGTTCCACCCACGCGATGTTGTGCAGCACGGCCGGCGCGCGGTACGGGTCGGCTCCCAGGTACGTAGCGAACCGCAGCCAGAACGGTGTCATGAACGGCCCCGACCGCACGAAGCGGTGCAGGGATGACAGGGGAGCGGCCCGCCGCCCGCGCGTGAGTGCGTAGCGGGCCAGCCGCGCCGGGCCAGGGGGCGGCGCGAACAGGAACGTGTCCTGCGCGTCCAGGTACATCCGCCGCGATGACGCGAGCAGCGCCGCGTACCGCCGCCCCTCGGTGCGGGACAGCTGCGCCAGCGTCGGCTCCAGGCTGCCCGCCACGTGCAGCGCCTCGGGCGCGAACAGCCGCCCGCCTGGCGCGTGGTACGTCGTGGTGGGCCGCGCCGCGCTCAGCTCCGGCAGGGGCAGGTTCAGGCGGGCGTGCAGCGCGCGGAACACCTGCGGCATCGTCACCACGGTCGGCCCGCTGGAGAACTCTGTCAGGCCCAGCGCGGCCTTCCCGCCGGGGCCGTCCAGGGCGTCCAGCACCGTCACCCGCGCGCCCGCCCGCGCCAGCCGCAGCGCCGCCGCGAGACCCGCGAAGCCCGCACCGATCACCGCGACATGCTGCGGGGTGCGCCTCACGGCAGGGCCCTGAACGGGCAGACGGATGAACGGGTCACGAGGCAGAGCATAGAGCACCCCCAGCGGCGCACAGTGTCAGATGAGAGACCCGCTCAGCGCAGCGTGCTGACCGAGTACGCCAGCAGCGATTCACGGCTGAGGACCCGCCCGGCGCGCTCCACGCGCAACTCGCCGCCCGCATGCCCGGCCAGTCCCACGGTCAGGACGTATCCGTACCCGCCCCGGTTCCAGCGGTACTCGGCCCGGCCGTCCCGGGTGGTGCGCGTCCCGCCCGTAATCGTGACGCCCGGCGTGCCGTCGCGGTTGCGGCTGGCGTACGTGACCTTCCCACCAGCCTCCCACACGATCACGCTGTGCTTCGCGGTGGCGGCCAGCACCGCCGCCTGCGGCACGTACCGGCACGCGAACGACCCATCGGGCACCCGGAACTCGTTCACGTGCGTCAGGCGGTACGCGGGGTCCTGCACGTTCTCCATGTTGCTGCTGTGCACGAAGAACCCCGGCGCCGGAGCGCGGCGGCCCGCGAAGGTCAGCGGCGTGTACACCTGCCCCGCCCCCGCATCGTCCGCACCGACCGTTACAGCGACCTGCGAGCGCGCCCCACCCACCCACTGCATCAGCGTCCCGGCGCCCGGGGCACTGGTGGACAGCGCCAGCACGCGCCCCGGCGTGTCACACCAGAAGCGCACAGGGCTCCACGCGCCCGCACGCACCTGCGCGAAGGACGCCTCAGTGAAGCCCGCCGCAGAAGCCAGGGGCAGGGATGACAGGAGCAGTGTGGCGGCCAGACGGACACGGTTGGCGGGCATGCCCAGAGCCTCCGCCCGGCCCCTGAGGGGCACATGAACCCCCGCCTGCCGCGCGTTCAGGGACCGGAGGGGCCGTCCTGGCCGGCAGCAGCGGTCACTGCCGGTACTCGCGGCCCTTCCAGCTGACGCGGCGGCGCAGGGCGCGCACCATGACCGGCAGGGCCAGCAGCGGCGTGACCGGCCCCAGCAGCCCCTCGGCCAGATCGGCGGGCGTGCGGCGGCCCGCGATGAGGTTCACGGCCAGCCGTTCCAGCAGGCTCGCGGCGCGCAGCGCGTTGCGGTTCGGCAGGGGCAGCAGCCACGGCAGCGTGTGCCCCGCGACGTGCAGCGCCACGCTGGCCAGCATGAACGCCCGCGAGTTCAGGTGGATGGGCAGCGCGTTCTTCCCGAAGCCCGCCACGGAGTCCGGGTACGAGCGGTACATCCGCACGCCGATGCACGCCTGACCCATGACGGTGGAGACCCGCAGGCCCAGCTGACCCAGCCTGCGGGCCATGACGGTGTCCTCCAGCACCTGATCCCGCACGGCGGCGTACCCGCCCACGCGGGTCAGCGCGGCGCGGCGGTACGCCATGACCTGCCCGTTCGCGATGGTCGCCAGCGGGTGAGGCGGGGTCATGCGCAGCAGCGGGAACGGGAAGTACGACAGCACGGCGGCGTCCACCAGGGGCGTGAGCAGCCGCTCGCCGGGCGTGACGTTCGACTGGCGCGGCTGCACGCTCAGCAGGTCCGCGCCGGACGCGTGCAGTTCGCGCAGCAGGCCGCCCAGCGCGCCCGGATGCCACGTGACGTCCGCGTCCGTGAAGATCAGGATGTCGCCGCTCGCGGCCCGCAGGAGCTGCTGGCACGCCCAGGGCTTCCCGTGCCAGCCGTCCGGCCGCGCCGCGCCGGGAATGACGCGGGCACCCAGGTGGCGGGCCACGTCGCCCGTACCGTCGTCGCTGCGGTCGTCCAGCACGAGCACCTCGTGCGCGCCCTGCGCGAGCACGCCGGGCAGCGTGACCGGGAGGTTCGCCGCCTCGTTCCGCGCGGGGATCAGGATGGACACGCGCGGCCCCCCCACTGGCACGGGGGCGGGACGCAGGCGCGGGAAGGTCACGGCGTTCACCGCCAGCGTCAGCGCCTTGCCGAGCAGCCACACGGCGGTGACCGTGCGGTACGCCCGCGCCCAGCCCGGCTCGGGCGGCCCCTTCACGCGGCGCCGCGTCACGCGCGGTCCCCGGTCAGCCACGTCAGCAGCCGCGAGGGCCAGTCCACCCGGTCCGAGCGGCTCGCGCGGCCCGGCACCAGCCGCAGGTACCCGGCCAGCGGCGCCTCCGGGTCGCTGCCCAGCAGGTCGGCGTCCAGGTCGGCCAGCAGCGCCGCCAGGGCACCCGGCAGGTCAGCGGCGTCCACCGGCGGCCCGACGCGCACGAACGCCTCCGGGAACTGCGCGCCGCGCAGCACCACCCGCAGCGCCACCGGCACCAGCGCCACCCCCGCGTGCCGCGCGATCCACGCCGCGCCCGGCTGCACGCCCCGCAGCGGGCCCGCCGGGTGCAGTTCGCCCTCCGGAAAGACCACCAGCCAGCCCGCGCGGGCGCGGCGCACCCCGGCCCGCACCTCGTCCGCGCGCAGGGCGCCTACCCGCCGCAGGAACGGGAAGCGTGAGAGCTGCCGCGCCGTCATCAGGACGCTGAACGGCTGCCCGCACGCCAGGGCCACCTCGCGCAGCACGTACCCGTCCCACCAGCTGTGATGGTTCGGGGCCAGCACCGCCCCGCCGCCGGGCAGCGGGCCGCGCACCCACACGCCGCCCAGCCCGCCGCGCACGCTGCGGCGGATGCTCAGGGCCAGCAGTCCGGTCGCCCAGGCGTGCCGCTGCGGCGCGTCGGTGCCGGGGCGGTCAGGTGCGGTCAAAGCGCGTCACCCGCCGCGCCAGCCACAGGCCCGCCAGCATCGCCGCCAGCGTCACCCCGGCCTCTGCATACCGGCCCACCAGCACCAGCCCGCCCGGCAGGAAGAACGCCTCAATGGGGTACACCACCCGGAAATCTGCGCCCCGCGCCGCGCCGCCCGGCAGCAGACTCAGGCTGGGCCCCCAGTGCAGCGGAAAATCCCGCGACTGCCACGGCAGCGCCCACGCCCACTCCTCACGCCGCAGCCCGAACAGACGCGGCGCGAGACCCGTGAACACCCACGAGATCAGCCACCCCACCCCCCACCAGCCCAGGAAGTTCTGCACCGGCGCGCCCGCCCACAGTGGCCAGGGATCACTCCAGAGCCAGTAGCGCTGCGCGGTCATCAGCGGCTCCAGGCCCACGTCCCACAGCAGCATCAGGAGCCCCGCCAGCCAGGGTCGCCCGCCCGAGAGGCTCGTGGCGGTCAGCGTCAGCGCGAACCAGCCCAGCGGCACGATCAGCGGCACACCCAGCAGCGTCGGCCCGGGCGCCGTCTGGTACGAGTACAGCCCGAACGGAATCCCGGTGCGGCTCCCCAGTACCTCCACGCCCAGGCCCAGCGCGAACGCCACCAGCGCCATGACACCTGCCTTCCAGGCGTTCTCGCGCTCCCACACGAACAGCAGCGCCGCCACGAACAGCGCCCCCGTGCTCGCCAGCCCCAGCACCGGGAAGCCCTCCGGCCACAGCGGCACCGGGATCTTCAGCGCCACGTACAGCGCCACGAACCACATCCACGGCCGCGTCACCGCCAGCAACCCCGCGAACCGCGACGCCAGCACCCCCGCGAAGTCCCGGCCCAGCGCGTCCCCCGCCAGCGCCAGCACGCCCGACAGCGGCAGCCCCAGCGCGATCAGCGCCCAGCCGGCCGCCAGATCCGCCAGGACCAGCAGCGCCCCCAGGAACGCCACGCCCAGCGCTGCGAAGCCCAGCCCGGCGCGCCACACGGTGGGGGAGAAGCTCACGCCCGCACCGCCTGTAGGGCCGCGAAGTACGCGCGGGTCGCGTCCGACACGTCACCCGGTAGGGCCGAGAGGGGCCACCAGCGGACCTCCGCCGCGTCATCCAAGGCGCGCGGTTCACCACCCGCGAACTCGGCGACGAACACGTGCGTTTCCCAGTCCACGACATTCCCGTCCTGGTACGTGTACCGGTGTGGAAACACGCCCAGTGAGCGCAGCGCACCCACGCTCAGGCCCGTCTCCTCGCGCAGTTCCCGCCGGGCGGTGTCCTCCGGCGACTCCCCGGCGTCCGCGCCGCCACCCGGCACGTCCCACAGGGCGTTATCGCCCCGGCGCACCAGCAGGACGGTCCCAGCGTGCAGGACCGCAATGCCTGCGCCCAGGCGGCGCTTCGGACGTAGCCCCCGCCACCAATGCCGGATCAAACGCGCCCCCGGCGAGATGGGCGGACACGCCCCCTCACCCCAGCCCTCTCCCACGAGGGGAGAGGGAGCAGAACAGCCCCCTTTTCTGCACACAGCCCACAGCTCATAGCCCATCAACTCCCTCACCGCCAGCGGCGGCGCGTCAGGTCTTTCACGAGGACCTGCGCGGCGTTGCGGCCGGACGCGCCCATGATGCCGCCGCCGGGGTGGGTGCTGGCGCCCGTGAGGTAGAGGCCCTGCACGCCGGGCCAGCGGTACTGGCTGGCTTTCATCCACGGGCGGAAGGAGAACATCTGGTCGAAGCTCATTTCGAGGTGCATGACGTTCCCGCGGTGCAGGCCGAGGTTGGTCTCTAACCACTGGGGCGTCTGGACGAGTTCCCCGACGATGGTGTCGCGGGTGCCGGGCGCGTAGTGCTCGAAGGCGTTGAGGATGTTCTCGCGGGCCTCGGCGGTGCGGGTCTCCCAGGAGCCGCTGCTGAGTTCGTAGGGGTAGTACTGCGCCCACAGCCACAGCACGTCCCCGCCTGGGGGGGCCAGGGAGTCGTCCACGGCGCTGAAGCTCATAGCGATCAGGGGTGGGTCGCTGGTGGGTTCGCCCGCGAGGTACTCGCCGTAGCCCTTCATGAGCTGCTGTTCGTTCTTGATCAGGAGGCCCAGGCCGACGCGGCTGTCGGGTTCGGTGTGGTTCCGGTATTTGACCTTCTCGCTCAGGGCGAGGCGGAGGATCATCCCGAAGCCGTTGCCGACCCGCACCTGCCGCGCGGCGGGCGGGACGTACTCGTCGGGCAGGGCGCCCGCCGTGGTGAGGACGTGCGCGCCGGACACGACGGCCCGCGCGGTGTACGTCTCGCCGTTCTCCAATCGGACGCCCTGAGCCTTGCCGTCCTTGACGAGGATGTCCTTCACGGGCGCGTTCACGAACACCTGCCCACCGTCCGCCTCGATGGCGCGCTTCAGGGCTTTCGTCAGGCCGCCGCTGCCGCCCTTGGGCCGTGCCACGCCGCCCTCGTGGTACAGCGGGTGCCACAGCAGGAATGGCGCACTCAGCGGGTCACTGGGGGGCGGGCCGCTCTGCGCGGCCATCCACACCAGCGGCGCACGCACGCGTTCCTCGGTGAAGTACTCCTTCGCCACGTCCCCGTACGGGCGGAGGATGCGGGGCAGTTGTTCCATCCAGTCCTTGCCCTTCCCGCTGGACACGACCATCTTCCCCATGTCCAGCGGCCCCGGCGCGGAGTTGAACAGGTCCGCCACGCTGCGCGCGAACGGCGTCCAGTCGTCCAGGAATTTCGTGTACGCCTCGCCCTGACCGGGGAACAGCGCCTCCAGCTCCCGCGCGGTGCGGTTCGCGTCGCGGTGAATGAACCACGGCGTCTCCCCGTCCGACGCGTGGAACATCGGGTCGACCTCCAAGTAGTGCAGGCCGTGCCGGGTGAGTTCCAGTTCGCGCACCACGGGCGTCATGCGGATCAGGATGTGCGCGCTCCCGCCGTAATCGAAGCGGTACCCGGGCACCAGTTCCTCGGTACTCACGGCCCCGCCGACGATGTGCCGCCGCTCGAACACCCCGACCTTCAGGCCCGCTTTCGCGGCGTACGCGGCAGTCACCAGCGCGTTGTGCCCCGCGCCCATCACGATCACGTCGAAATCCGGCATCCCGCGCAGTCTTGCACGCCCCCACACCCGCGGAGCGTCAGGTGGCACGCAGAACAGGCGGCCCGTCCCCTGCACAGGACGGGCCGCGCGGAGATGCAGGTCAGGGGAGCTGCACGACGTGACCATTGCCGAAGGTGACCGCCACCTGTGGGCTGCTTGTGGTGGCGCTCGTGACGGTGCAGCTGGCGATCCGGTCGCGCCCCACCACGTTCTCCAGCGGGCACGGCCCGTCACGCAGCGTGCCGCCCGACTGGGCTGCGATCACCATGGTGTACGCCGACATGGCCGCCGCCCGCTCACCCGTCCCGTTGGCCCGCGTGCGTGCCGCCAGCAGGTTCGGGATCAGCACGGCCGCTAGGAGGCCCACCATGAAGACATTCAGGATGAAGTGCCCGGCGATCAGGCCGATCTTCACCCCGCCCTCCAGATCCGGGCGGAAGTTCTGCGCTTTGCGCCGGGTGTACGCCTGCCCGAACTGCACCAGCATGACCACGAAGCCCACCAGCGGCAGCGCCGCGAACATGGTTGAGGTGGTCAGGCCGACCAGGAACGCGCCCAGCAGGTTCAGCACGATCAGCATGGCGATCCACCCGACGTGCCAGCCCACCAGCCCGATGTACGTGAAACCGGCGCCGGGCAGCAGCACGTTCAGCAGGTACCCCACGGCGAGGTTCGGCGCTTTGCGGGGCGTGGGCGCAGCGGCGGGGCGGAAGGTGTCCTCAGGCCAGGTCATGCCTGCACGCTACGGAGCGCGGGCGGGGCGCTCTGCCTCAGGTGACGGCGCCCCCGGCGGGTGCATGATGGACCATGCCCGCCTTCACGATCCGCCGCCTGGGACCGGGTGACAGCGCCGCGCTTGAGCGGCTCGCGCAGGATGAGACTGACTTCACGGACGAGCCGCCCAGCCCGCCCCTGACCCCGGACGCCGCCGACGCGTACCTGCGTGACCCGGGTGTCTGGCACTGGCACGCCGAGGACACCAGCGGCGCTCCGGTGGGGTTCCTGATGGCGTACGTGCACCGCCGCCGGCACGGCGAGCCGCTGGACGTAATGTTCGAGGAGATTGGCGTGCGCCGGGCGTGGCGGCGGCTGGGCGTGGGGCGCGCCCTGGTGAGAACCCTGCACGCCAAGATGCAAGCCCACGGGATCGGCAGCGTGTGGGTCGCGGCGGACAACGAGGACGCCAGGGCCTTCTACGAGGCCTGCGGGTACGAGCTGGATGAGTTGCAGGGCGTGATCCTCAGCCGGGAGGTGCAGCTGGGCACGCTCATCTGACCCGCGAGGGGTACGCTGCCCGCAGAGGGATCACATGGGCCTGATGACGCTGGGTGTGTTCGTACCGCTACTCCTGGTGATGTTCGTCGCCGCGCGCCGCCAGGAGCGCCTGAATCGTGCCATGCAGGGCATGGGCGCTGGCGAGGATGCGGGGTACGTAGGCCCGCAGGTGGGCGGCCCGACCTGACGCGTGATTGAGCTGGCCGACCGGCCTTCAGTGCTCGACTGGCCAGCCCAGCGCCGGGTCGTGCGGGGCGGGCCAGTGGACGGGGAGGTCGGCGGTGTGCCCCTCGATGCGCCGGATAGGGACGAGGCCGGTGCCGCTGCCGCACAGCCACGCGCGGGTCACGTGGGCGAGGTCACGCGTGTGGACGGGCCGCGTGACGTGCGGGCGCCCGCGCAGGTACGCGGCCCGCGTGACAGAGGGAAGCCCACCTTCGGGGACGACGAGTTGCCCCGCGATCTCCAGCAGCGGGGAGGTGCGGCTGCCGTCCACGACGTGTCCGCCCGCGTCCTGCAACCAGCCTTCGAAGTGCGGGTGGGCCTGCGTGGCGGCGAGTCGGTACGGGAGGTAGTTCCCGGTCTTGTGCGCGCCCAGCTGTGGGTGAATGTGCATGTCGGTGACGCGTACCGTGACCCCCTGATCCGGGCGTGGGCCGGGCGTGAGGGGCCGGTGCGCGTGGTACGTGCCGTGGGGTGAGACCGTGACGCGCAGCAGGCCCCACGGGTGCGCGTCCAGCGTGGGCGGCTGAGGGTCCGGCGGGGGGAGGCTCAGGAACGCGCAGGTGGCCCGCAGCCGCTCCAGGTGCGCGACCCACAGCAGCGGCTGGCCGCGGCGGGTGCGGACGGTGGTGAAAGCCGTCGCGCCGTGCAGCCACGCCGGGTCGTTCAGGATGGCGGGCAGCGGCGTCACGTTCGCGGCCACGCCTGACTGAGGCGCAGCCAGTTGCACAGCAGGGTGCGCCCGGCGGCACTCAGGACGCTTTCCGGGTGGAACTGCACGCCCCACGCGGGCTGACCGGGGACGGCCAGGGCCATGACCTCGCCGTCCTGGCTGGTCGCGGTGACCAGCTCGGCGGGGAGGCCCCGCACGACCAGGGAGTGGTAGCGGCCGAACGGCGCGTCCTGGGGGACACCCTGGAACAGGTCGGTGCCGCGGTGCCGGGCGTACTCGGGGCGGCCGTGGACCGGCTGGGCGCGTTCTACCCGCCCGCCCAGCACCTGCCCGAGTGCCTGGTGGCCCAGGCATACGCCCAGCAGCGGAAGGCGCTCCTCCAGGCACGCGCGGGTCAGGGCCAGCGTGACGCCGCTGGTGTCAGGCGTGCCGGGGCCGGGGCCGACGAGCACGGCGTCCGGACGGTCCCGCAGCAGGTCCTCCAGCGCCTCGTGCTGCCCGCGGACGTCCACCTGCGCGCCCAGCGCGAGCAGGTCGTGCGCGAGGTTCCACGTGAACGAGTCGCGGTTGTCCAGCAGCAGCACCCGCAGGCCCGTTTGGGACGCGGCGGGTGGCGGGGCCCAGGGCGTGCCGGGCACCGGTGGCTGCGGCGGCTGCGCGGGGCGGCCTGGGACGCCCGCCAGGACGCTCAGGAGCGCCTGGGCCTTGTGCACCGTTTCCTGCGCCTCGCGGGCGGGGTCGGCGTCGATGACGGTGCCGCCGCCCGCGCGGACCTCCACCGTCCAGCCCTCCGGCGTGCGGGTGAACGCGGCGGTGCGGATCAGGATGTTCACGTCCACCAGCGGCCCACTGACAATGCCCAGCCCGCCGGTGTACCAGCCGCGCGGGCCGGGTTCCAGGTCACGGGTGACCTCCATCACGCGTTCCTTCGGCGCGCCCGTGATCGTCCCGCCGGGGAAGGTGGCGGCCAGCACGTCCCGCAGCGTCACGCCGGATCGCGCGCGGGCCTGCACCTCGGACACCAGGTGCATCACGTGGCTGTAGCGCTCGACGAGCATCAGGTCCGGCACGGTGACCGTGCCCGGCGCGGCCACGCGGCCCAGGTCGTGCCGCACGAGGTCCACCAGCATGGTGTGCTCCGCGACCTCCTTCGGACTGGCGCGCAGTTCCGCCTCGAACGCGGCTTCCTCGGCGGGCGTGTCGCCGCGGCGGCGGGTGCCCGCGATGGGCCGCGCACTCAGGTCCTCGCCCGCCCAGCGCACCAGCCGCTCCGGGCTGCACGACACGACCACCTCATCCCCGAAGTCCGCGAAGGCCATGAACGGACTGGGGTTCACCTCCCGCAGGCGCAG comes from Deinococcus radiotolerans and encodes:
- a CDS encoding aminotransferase class IV; this encodes MAANVTPLPAILNDPAWLHGATAFTTVRTRRGQPLLWVAHLERLRATCAFLSLPPPDPQPPTLDAHPWGLLRVTVSPHGTYHAHRPLTPGPRPDQGVTVRVTDMHIHPQLGAHKTGNYLPYRLAATQAHPHFEGWLQDAGGHVVDGSRTSPLLEIAGQLVVPEGGLPSVTRAAYLRGRPHVTRPVHTRDLAHVTRAWLCGSGTGLVPIRRIEGHTADLPVHWPAPHDPALGWPVEH
- a CDS encoding phytoene desaturase family protein, translated to MRRTPQHVAVIGAGFAGLAAALRLARAGARVTVLDALDGPGGKAALGLTEFSSGPTVVTMPQVFRALHARLNLPLPELSAARPTTTYHAPGGRLFAPEALHVAGSLEPTLAQLSRTEGRRYAALLASSRRMYLDAQDTFLFAPPPGPARLARYALTRGRRAAPLSSLHRFVRSGPFMTPFWLRFATYLGADPYRAPAVLHNIAWVELGYGVWHLRGGLLDLARTLHAQAEALGVRFEFGTRVTSLSAHGGLVLGAHTSQGAFAADAWVSAADRALTLSWLGSAEKPTPRGVSGFALQLQLSEDRGQAHHIFWPAEYAREWRDIRAGRLPRDPTLYLHLDGTRAFLLVNAPPDPGVTDRPEEYGAWLLEHVQERQRDTPGGPLPIADWRALSPTEYARTAKGGALYGRAPHGLTGSLRPGWQLPHARNLVQVGGTVHPGGGVPLSVLSGWNGAGQLLGLKFDDLDGRQVPQGTEVWPFGL
- a CDS encoding NUDIX domain-containing protein, which gives rise to MIRHWWRGLRPKRRLGAGIAVLHAGTVLLVRRGDNALWDVPGGGADAGESPEDTARRELREETGLSVGALRSLGVFPHRYTYQDGNVVDWETHVFVAEFAGGEPRALDDAAEVRWWPLSALPGDVSDATRAYFAALQAVRA
- a CDS encoding GNAT family N-acetyltransferase; translated protein: MPAFTIRRLGPGDSAALERLAQDETDFTDEPPSPPLTPDAADAYLRDPGVWHWHAEDTSGAPVGFLMAYVHRRRHGEPLDVMFEEIGVRRAWRRLGVGRALVRTLHAKMQAHGIGSVWVAADNEDARAFYEACGYELDELQGVILSREVQLGTLI
- a CDS encoding glycosyltransferase — its product is MKGPPEPGWARAYRTVTAVWLLGKALTLAVNAVTFPRLRPAPVPVGGPRVSILIPARNEAANLPVTLPGVLAQGAHEVLVLDDRSDDGTGDVARHLGARVIPGAARPDGWHGKPWACQQLLRAASGDILIFTDADVTWHPGALGGLLRELHASGADLLSVQPRQSNVTPGERLLTPLVDAAVLSYFPFPLLRMTPPHPLATIANGQVMAYRRAALTRVGGYAAVRDQVLEDTVMARRLGQLGLRVSTVMGQACIGVRMYRSYPDSVAGFGKNALPIHLNSRAFMLASVALHVAGHTLPWLLPLPNRNALRAASLLERLAVNLIAGRRTPADLAEGLLGPVTPLLALPVMVRALRRRVSWKGREYRQ
- a CDS encoding phytoene desaturase family protein, with translation MPDFDVIVMGAGHNALVTAAYAAKAGLKVGVFERRHIVGGAVSTEELVPGYRFDYGGSAHILIRMTPVVRELELTRHGLHYLEVDPMFHASDGETPWFIHRDANRTARELEALFPGQGEAYTKFLDDWTPFARSVADLFNSAPGPLDMGKMVVSSGKGKDWMEQLPRILRPYGDVAKEYFTEERVRAPLVWMAAQSGPPPSDPLSAPFLLWHPLYHEGGVARPKGGSGGLTKALKRAIEADGGQVFVNAPVKDILVKDGKAQGVRLENGETYTARAVVSGAHVLTTAGALPDEYVPPAARQVRVGNGFGMILRLALSEKVKYRNHTEPDSRVGLGLLIKNEQQLMKGYGEYLAGEPTSDPPLIAMSFSAVDDSLAPPGGDVLWLWAQYYPYELSSGSWETRTAEARENILNAFEHYAPGTRDTIVGELVQTPQWLETNLGLHRGNVMHLEMSFDQMFSFRPWMKASQYRWPGVQGLYLTGASTHPGGGIMGASGRNAAQVLVKDLTRRRWR
- a CDS encoding carotenoid biosynthesis protein, with the translated sequence MSFSPTVWRAGLGFAALGVAFLGALLVLADLAAGWALIALGLPLSGVLALAGDALGRDFAGVLASRFAGLLAVTRPWMWFVALYVALKIPVPLWPEGFPVLGLASTGALFVAALLFVWERENAWKAGVMALVAFALGLGVEVLGSRTGIPFGLYSYQTAPGPTLLGVPLIVPLGWFALTLTATSLSGGRPWLAGLLMLLWDVGLEPLMTAQRYWLWSDPWPLWAGAPVQNFLGWWGVGWLISWVFTGLAPRLFGLRREEWAWALPWQSRDFPLHWGPSLSLLPGGAARGADFRVVYPIEAFFLPGGLVLVGRYAEAGVTLAAMLAGLWLARRVTRFDRT
- a CDS encoding chorismate-binding protein, whose amino-acid sequence is MNASLTPDPVLLPPVSPADVLRRVRAAGLPGVVLLESLGPVVSYGARSFLSAAPLRVTHELPRRPTGEALFPAWLGGLKYEAARAFGLAAHAPRGEAMWWGEYPSGLVWDRVAGTLSVVGEPHLDWAALLAAPLPPEPSLNVGAFGADDVDYPAGVRAVQDLIRAGEVYQVNLSRGVQATAQGDPLAAYLRLREVNPSPFMAFADFGDEVVVSCSPERLVRWAGEDLSARPIAGTRRRGDTPAEEAAFEAELRASPKEVAEHTMLVDLVRHDLGRVAAPGTVTVPDLMLVERYSHVMHLVSEVQARARSGVTLRDVLAATFPGGTITGAPKERVMEVTRDLEPGPRGWYTGGLGIVSGPLVDVNILIRTAAFTRTPEGWTVEVRAGGGTVIDADPAREAQETVHKAQALLSVLAGVPGRPAQPPQPPVPGTPWAPPPAASQTGLRVLLLDNRDSFTWNLAHDLLALGAQVDVRGQHEALEDLLRDRPDAVLVGPGPGTPDTSGVTLALTRACLEERLPLLGVCLGHQALGQVLGGRVERAQPVHGRPEYARHRGTDLFQGVPQDAPFGRYHSLVVRGLPAELVTATSQDGEVMALAVPGQPAWGVQFHPESVLSAAGRTLLCNWLRLSQAWPRT
- a CDS encoding lysophospholipid acyltransferase family protein, with the protein product MTAPDRPGTDAPQRHAWATGLLALSIRRSVRGGLGGVWVRGPLPGGGAVLAPNHHSWWDGYVLREVALACGQPFSVLMTARQLSRFPFLRRVGALRADEVRAGVRRARAGWLVVFPEGELHPAGPLRGVQPGAAWIARHAGVALVPVALRVVLRGAQFPEAFVRVGPPVDAADLPGALAALLADLDADLLGSDPEAPLAGYLRLVPGRASRSDRVDWPSRLLTWLTGDRA